The DNA sequence CCAACAACGCTACACTCATCCATCCAACAACGCTACACTCATCCATCCAACAACGCTACACTCATCCatccaacaacactcatccatccagcaacacacatctaccctacACTAAACACTCACTGTCCACACAGACGTTCTGTCCATTGGAGTAGAAGTAGCCAGGAGTACAGAGACACTTGTCCTTGAAACACGTAGCGTTGATACCGTCAGGACAGTCCTCATCAGAGGCACACGGCGTTTCCAGCCAGTCGTCTGAACAACACAGACAACAATCATTTTAGAGCAGAGGGAAGCATGGCCCTATTTATTTATATGGTAAAAATTGGGTTACTTCAGTTTGAAAAACAATACACTTAGAACAACACAACAAGAAATACAATAATGGGGCACAACTCATCATTATCAATAAACATAAATAGCTCAAACTGGACTAAAAGCCACACAAAGCCAACACAACGTGACTTTTGCTTCATTTTCATGTAGATTCAAGAgtcacaacagacagacagacaggtataacgcgcaggcacagacagacaaacatacagacagactgacagacagacacatacacacacacccacgcacctccacacacacacatacaccgatACACAcggacatacatatatatacatacacacactcacgtgcacgcacacaagcacacgtacgcacacatacgcaaacacacacacacatacacactcacacacacacacacacacacacacacacacacacacacacacacacacacacacacacacacacacacacacacacacacacacacacacacacacacttaaccaacaacacacatctactaCCCACCAACACACATCTGCCCAGTAACACACATCCGCCCAACAACACACGTCTACCAAACAAATACACGTCTACCCATCAACactcatctacccaacaacacacatccatCCAGCAACACATTCACCCAGCAACACACATtcacccaacaacacacatccacccaacaacacacatccacccaacaacacacatccacccaacatcacacatccacccaacaacacacatctacccaacatcacacatccacccaacaacacacatctacccaacaacacacatccacccaacATCACACATCCAACCAgcaacacacatccacccaacaacacacatccacccaacaacacacatccacccaacaacacacatccacccgacaacacacatccacccgacaatacacatctacccaacaacacacatcttcccaacaacacacatccatccaacaacacacatccacccaacaacacacatctacccaacaacacataTCCATCCAACAACGCTACACTCATCCATCCAACAACGCTACACTCATCCatccaacaacactcatccatccagcaacacacatctaccctacACTAAACACTCACCGTCCACACAGACGTTCTGTCCATTGGAGTAGAAGTAGCCAGGAGTACAGAGACACTTGTCCTTGAAACACGTAGCGTTGATACCGTCAGGACAGTCCTCGTCAGAGGCACACGTTGTTTCCAGCCAGTCGTCTGAACAACACAGACAACAATCATATTAGAGCAGAGGGAAGCATGGccctatttatttatttggtacAAATAGGGTTACTTCAGTTTGAGAAACCATACACTTAGAACAACACAACAAGAAATACAATAATGGGGCACAACTCATCATTATCAATAAACATAAATAGCTCAAACTGGACTAATAGCTAATGTGTTAACatgaaatattttgtttacaaaagACGTGAGAAAATAATTAAATGGCcatacactaacagtgcaaTCTACAATGATAATACACTAACAGTGCAATCTAAAATGGTAATACACTAACAGTGCAATCTAAAATGGTAATACACTAACAGTGCCAACTCAAGTGGTAATACACTAACAGTGCAATCTAAAATGGTAATACACTAACAGTGCAATCTAAAATGGTAATACACTAACAGTGCAATCTAAAATGGTAATACACTAACAGTGCAATCTAAAATGGTAATACACTAACAGTGCAATCTAAAATGGTAATACACTAACAGTGCAATCTAAAATGGTAATACACTAACAGTGCAATCTAAAATGGTAATACACTAACAGTGCAATCTAAAATGGTAATACACTAACAGTGCAATCTAAAATGGTAATACACTAACAGTGCAATCTAAAATGGTAATACACTAACAGTGCAATCTAAAATGGTAATACACTAACAGTGCAATCTAAAATGGTAATACACTAACAGTGCAATCTAAAATGGTAATACACTAACAGTGCCAACTCAAGTGGTAATACACTAACAGTGCCAACTCAAGTGGTAATACACTAACAGTGCAATCTAAAATGGTAATACACTAACAGTGCAATCTAAAATGGTAATACACTAACAGTGCAATCTAAAATGGTAATACACTAACAGTGCCAACTCAAGTGGTAATACACTAACAGTGCAATCTAAAATGGTAATACACTAACAGTGCCAACTCAAGTAGTAATACACTAACAGTGCAATCTAAAATGGTAATACACTAACAGTGCAATCTAAAATGGTAATACACTAACAGTGCAATCTAAAATGGTAATACACTAACAGTGCCAACTCAAGTAGTAATACACTAACAGTGCAATCTAAAATGGTAATACACTAACAGTGCAATCTAAAATGGTAATACACTAACAGTGCAATCTAAAATGGTAATACACTAACAGTGCAATCTAAAATGGTAATACACTAACAGTGCCAACTCAAGTGGTAATACACTAACAGTGCAATCTAAAATGGTAATACACTAACAGTGCAATCTAAAATGGTAATACACTAACAGTGCAATCTAAAATGGTAATACACTAACAGTGCAAATTCAAGTGGTAATACACTAACAGTGCAATCTAAAATGGTAATACACTAACAGTGCAAATTCAAGTGGTcatacactaacagtgcaaTCTAAAATGATAATACACTAAGAGTGCAAATTCAAGTGGTCATACGCTCACAGTGCCAACTCAAGTGGTAATACACTAACAGTGCAATCTAAAATGGTAATACACTAACAGTGCCAACTCAAGTAGTCATACGCTCACAGTGCAAACTCAAGTGGTAATACACTAACAGTGCAATCTAAAATGGTAATACACTAACAGTGCCAACTCAAGTAGTCATACACTAACAGTGCCAACTCAAGTGGTAATACACTAACAGTGCAATCTAAAATGGTAATACACTAACAGTGCCAACTCAAGTGGTAATACACTAACAGTGCAAATTCAAGTGGTAATACACTAACAGTGCAATCTAAAATGGTAATACACTAACAGTGCAAATTCAAGTGGTcatacactaacagtgcaaATTCAAGTGGTcatacactaacagtgcaaATTCAAGTGGTcatacactaacagtgcaaATTCAAGTGGTcatacactaacagtgcaaATTCAAGTGGTcatacactaacagtgcaaATTCAAGTGGTcatacactaacagtgcaaATTCAAGTGGTCATACACCAACAGTGCAAATTCAAGTGGTcatacactaacagtgcaaATTCAAGTGGTcatacactaacagtgcaaATTCAAGTGGTCATACACCAACAGTGCAAATTCAAGTGGTcatacactaacagtgcaaTCTAAAATGATAATACACTAAGAGTGCAAATTCAAGTGGTcatacactaacagtgcaaaccaaaaTGACcatacactaacagtgcaaaccaaatatctgaaaaataaaattctATAACAGTGCCAAAGAAAATGGCCACCCTAACCTGGGTAATGTCCATGATATGCTAATATGAGTTTGTAGATGAAATCGTTGACGACCTGCTGTTTGGCGTCCTGGTTCTCAATGCGATCGTTGGCGGCCTGTAGTGTGGCGTCCTGGTTATCAATGCGATCGTTGGCGGCCTGCAGTTTGGCGTCCTGCTCCTGGTTGGCTAGTTGCGCAGCGCCTATGTCTGTGGTGATGGTCTGCAGTTGTCCTCTCTGATTGGTCACGCTCTGTTCCAGTTGCTGTATACAGTCGCTAGAGCAAACCTTGACCTCTTGGGTCAGACGTGCGTAAAGAGAGGATGTTATaaaacatattacaaatcaccATCATTTTCGTCActttaatcatcatcatcatcactttcatcattatcatcatcaccactactatcattatcatcataatcatcatcatcatcatcatctgcgtcatcatctttatcatcatcatcatcatcatcatcatcatcatcatcatcgtcgtcgtcgtcatttatatctctttttttctgtttgtagTTTTATCGCCTTCTATGCCCATACCTAATTTTTCTTTCCCTCCCTGTCGcctctgccccctccccccagacctctctctttttctccatcTCCACCCCTTATCTCTATTTTCCTCTCGCTCACTCTGGCCTGTCCCCCTCTCCCTTTTTTGCCATCGCCACCCCTTCCTCCATTTTTCTCTCGCTTCCtgtcgctcccccccccccccttctctctttttctcgccTTCTCCACCCCTACCGCCCTCTTTCTCCATCCCCCCTTTCTCTTGCGTTCCTTCTCCATACctacctccctctttctccatcCCCCCTTTCTCTTGCGTTCCTTCTCCATACctacctccctctttctccatcCCCCCTTTCTCTTGCGTTCCTTCTCCATACctacctccctctttctccatcCCCCCTTTCTCTTGCGTTCCTTCTCCATACctacctccctctttctccatcCCCCCTTTCTCTTGCGTTCCTTCTCCACCCctacctccctctttctccatcCCCCCTTTCTCTTGCGTTCCTTCTCCATACctacctccctctttctccatcCCCCCTTTCTCTTGCGTTCCTTCTCCATACctacctccctctttctccatcCCCCCTTTCTCTTGCGTTCCTTCTCCACCCCTgcctccctctttctccatcCCCCCTTTCTCTTGCGTTCCTTCTCTATACCTACCTCCATTATCATCTTGCTCCTCCTCGCTACTgccctcactctctttcttgTACTTCTCCTTTCTCCGAGCAGAGGCGGCCATCAGGCAGACCACGATACACAGACCCACAGTCACAGGGCTCACACGAGTCAAGACGACCATCCTGAATCTTTTCTCCGTCGGTCTGCACAGGtaaatgaaaaattaaaaaaatagaaaagaggatctatctatctatctatctatttatctatctatatctatttatctatctatccatcTGTCGATAtttctatttatttatctattatgtctatctgtatttctgtctgtctgtctacactAATCGCTATAcaaactaaacacatacatttagctgtagaactttgtgatgcggccagttatagtAAAACCAAGGATACTACCAGAAAGGTAATTTATTTCCCTACCGTTTAAAAcaaagagtttcatttttcatcaattaGTTTTCatgcagtgtaccggagacctacgacaccccccaaaatcaattTCGCAAAAGTAaatttgcagacactaaaatacaaaacaaatcaaaataagcaAGCGTGACCCCGTTTTTGATCGCAAagtgaagaacaactcattgtctacccacacaaattgatttggttcagctgttgtgcctagcagttTTGTTTTGCCGTTTTGAAGAAGACTAGTGTCAACGtcgtcagaagccgtaaaaTGCTTGTTTTCgcgtcattttgtgtgtgctatgtgggtaataaaaaacgctggcgctggacccgagtactcttcagactggctcgctcccccagtatgaaagtttttgtcttgtgcacgtggatttaaaaaaaaaatatttattttacacaattaaaaaaattattagagtaaaataaaacattaaaacgttcataataaacaatagtaaacaagaattaaaaaaaacaaaaaacaaacatagaccgcccatgccgggaatcgaacccgggtcacttggatttaaaaaaaaacaaaaaaaaaaacaacaatttttatttattttacacaattaaaaaaactattagagtaaaattaaacattaaaacgttcataataaacaatagtaaacaagaattaaaaaaaaaaaaatagaacgcccatgccgggaatcgaacccggatcattttggccatagactctctctctgtctctctttcacagagcaaaccctgcattgtaatttctttgccgagaccatttcctcacccgttgtctggcttgcaaatcatgcttttctcgtcactgcgtgacgtgttcgccgctcaagtctcccctttagttcaggctgttcgcaaagcgaccagcctcccaccgcaaaaactcccaccgttaagagtggcttttgtgtttttgggggcatttaggtcccaggtaacattatgaagttttaatacgatcaatcggacctattatcaagttagtgtatcaacttttgaacgaactgcgccaagtagtttcccagcaataagctgttaagtcgagacagacagacagatacacacacacacacacacacacaattaaagtctgctggaccctcctactgcgtactcgagGAAAAACCCGTAGTTTAGTAATGGCTAGTTGTATTGCTTTTAAATTTGACACGAATATTGTTTATACAATTGCAAAagagtgtgtaaaatatcatggcgTTTGGTGAGTTTTTTGGACGTACTGGAACTTTTCAGAAAAGTTTATTGAACTGTAATAACTCTTTTCAGTAAAATTGCAAAAATTCCGAATTTTGCACACTTCAACACAAATGAATATTACAATTAGGGATCAATTTtggtacaaaagcaacaacacgCTTGGGTGGTATGGAAATGTGAATCCGAAACAACAATTacgaaaaacaggtcttccaacatcaaaacccTGTCCAGCGCAACAGACTTAACTGGCACGCTTTTTATCGCTATGAGTGACGTGCCAGTTAAGTCTGCTGCGCTGAACTTGGTTTTTACAATTTAATCACACTTTTCTGAAAAGTTCCAGTACGTCCAAAAAACTCATCAAAAcgccatgatattttacacactgTTTAGCAATTGTGTTATCaatactcatgtcaaatttaaaagcAATACAATAAGCCATTCCAAAACAACAAGGTTTACCCACATAGCCCACAAGAAATGACGCCAAAACAGgccttttacggcttctgacgaggctgacacctgtcttcttcaaaatggcaaaacaacaatgctaggcacaacagctgaaccaaatcaatttgtgtgggtagacaatgagttgttcttcaatttgcgatcaaaaacggggtcacgcttgcttattttgatttgttttgtattttagtgtctgcaagtttacttttgcgaatttgatttttgggggtgtcctaggtctccggtacactgcatGAAAACtaattgatgaaaaataaaacactttatTTCAAAACGGGAGGGGGatgaattacctttctggcaatattaacagctattgtgttttcagcgtagcaatagggcccaatatttagacgagacaagtataatgccgacgaatcgaagacgagtcgcattatacttgttcgagtcttaatatcggaccctataattgctacgatgaaaactcaatagcgtttatatagctattctgacattaaattctgtgttaaaatcattattttgtcagcaacaagtaccagaatggtccatgtcgttgattgcatgaagccacggaaataaccgaacattgaaaaacccttGAAAGTAAAAGACAAAAGATACACCGGACGAGATAAAAATAAGCTTTATGCATTTAAAACtttctaaagaactggttcttcttggagtggcgaacaatgtagtcaccgataaagcttttgatatgttattaatctgtgccaaacaccatgtatatatttccaaaatgaacaagaagacccctcattttcagacatttagtagaaactttaagcaaagatttatttgtgaaaagtataacgcagttgtgaataatacagtagataaattctacaaggatttgcgcctgtatatgcactttttgatgtaacccttaggttttttcgtgcttaaaaccttttgataatgcgaccaccaaaccactgaacatccccccctccccattccatcccccaccccatgtatgttgtaattgtccaagtgtgtttttctgttatatgattgtgtcctttcggttaggtgatgtcctgtaatgtacaacatatacatgtaaaaaaaaaatgcacaaaaagagaataaaaaaaaaataaaaaaagctttATGCATAATATGTCCTGTTGCAAAGATgtatttgaagaagaaaaacaggaTGCATATTTTTTTGgcggagggtgggggggggggttgtagggCTACAGCGGGGTAAAcattcgtaaaatgtttgccttttacttgtaatcaacttTATTTGAGTCCTGTCCAGGAGTGCTGAAAGTTACGCGTCAGTCACGAGGACAAAAGACAGGAATGAGGTCAGAGCTCTGAATCTTGTGCAAATGGCGTCTACTGAAAGTAATAACTCTGCTAATAATCTTTCCTGGCACATTTCAGTATTAGCAATAAACAGCCATCGATGTCTTATTTTCTCAACTTACACGGATAAAAAAAACTCTGATGCATTCTTGTAAAACTGTTAGATATTGAATCAAAAAAcgagaaaggtaggttgttggaacgtttgttatggacaaaacaatacattcacaaatgtatcgacccaacggtcttttaagtgcacagacaaacaataacgataacttatctggctgattttaccttccgcctgccacgaagccgcaagcgaatgaatcattgaattattgtttgtctgtgcacttaaaagaccgtttggTCGATagatttgtgaatgtattgttttgtcaataacaaacgttccaactaTCTACCATTCTGGTTTTctgattttgaattttggaacgttggcagtctctttgattTTGGATTTGTTAAATATTGAAACACAAATATATAACAAAGTATTGAACAGATGTCCGGGCGGTTACTTCACAGTTAAAAGGTGTTTGTGAACGTTCACCCTGAAATGTCATTATAGtacttttgtttattctttctaCAAAGTCAGATATCTTTTATAACGCTGATTTAGAAAAATATTTCCCCTTCAAAAATACCGATCataaagtgagaaaaaaacacacacaaaaccctgtACAATCAGGAATGATGAAACCAAATGAAATGGTACAAACACGTTAACAGACATATTGAGTAAGATGATAGTAAGTTTCTCTTTATCAATCGTCTGTGCTCTTCATAACAAAACGTGCAACAATCATATTGAAGTCATCTTGTGGCTATACTTAAATACAAGTGCCACACTGTTTTCAAAATCATTTGATGTTGCAGGGCTATTCATTTACGTTGGACAAGACTGAAAATTGccactgtctgtttcttacttaTTGTCTTAGGCCACTCCATCAATCATACTGTCACACAACTTCCAAACAAGTGCGAGATGCGCGTACTGTGTTCTCTGTCTCAGTCCCCATTGTCAATCCCCTTGATCCTCGAACAAACCGTTCCGCTCGTTAAAACATCAGGAGCCGTAAACATAAGAGAGAAGTTCGCGACGCTTCGAAAGCGACTTTGGAAGTTCTTCCCTCAATTTAGTATGCATGGGTCAGAAGAAGGGCTTACTTTGGAAGCACACGAGGAAGTAACTGAGCGTACAATTACTACAGCGAGACACAGTGGTACACACACTACTTTGAAAGATTCTCCGTGCAAaatggcagggcttttcttcggttttagGGGTCGTCGTCGACACCTACGACGATAACGTATTGTTAGGGTCCGTATGCATCCATGGGAAACCTTCAACGCCTACGAAAATCGCAGGAAATTTtggttttaaaggcagctcattccCCAATGAGCTCAGAAACAATATCGAAATAATCAAATGCGTCAATCGGGCatctgtcgtaacttggctacactGAGACGGTCGGCTCAAGAACAGACAAGTCTGTCAGTTACTAACTGAGCATATATATGTGTTCAATTCAGAAAAATGGGCGAGCTTCGACTATCAAAACTGAGTTACTGAAATGGACTTTATTCTTTTTATCACATAAATCCTCATCACAATAAAcgagtaaaaacaaaaacttatctgCATAATTATTCACACATATTTACAACTAAGCATTTCTTCTTAACATCTGAAAATCGATAATGACAAACACCGATGTACACCAATTTATCTTTTCTAAAATGTCTGATACTTATTTCCAAAATAATATTATATAAGTCACAAAATATATCTTCTGTCTATCACACCCTATATATTGATGCCCAATTATACTGTTCTGCCTTTTCAACTTTACCAGAAACCCAATCTTTCTTTTCAACCAATCTTCCATTTTTGTCCAAAACAATTTTACTTCTACAAAATCAACATAATCAACTTCAATAAACTGTCTTGAATGTCCAATATCACGGGCCTCTCTCCATAAGAATCAGACTGTATTTCATTCTAACCATATATTGTCACTCTGGGCATCAGACTGAATTTCGCACTCATGAGTACGACTTAAAATGTTATCAGAGACAAGTCTATGATCCTAACTATGAAAGGAGTTTTCCGATACCATGCAAATTGTCGTCTCCATGGTACAAACGCCACAGATCGTTTAATTCGTGTGCAGGATAGAGTGTTTGTTGaaggtttaaacaatgtttttgaGATTTATGATGATGAGTATGTTCAGATCGATTCGCAAGTTCAATAGGAcctttgtaaaataaaaattaagaaTTTTGTATTGATTATAGTAAATGTAAAACATGGCATGTAATTGAAGATCAACAACAAATGCAAAAGGATTTGGATCAGTTAGATAAATAGATGTCCATGCACCCCGGACATTCTGCAGTCATTGTTGAAAGGGACAAATTAAAAGCCAAGTTGGAAATATATGATGTTCGGAAGGCAAAGAGTGCTCAAATTCGATCCTGTGAAAATTAAATCGAAGAAGGTGAAAAGAATACAAAATATGTTTTAAATATTGACAAAATGAAGgctaatataaaaaaaattgacagATCAAGGGTCTCAGATAACGTTGCAAAAAGGAATTTAACAGGAGCAAGTGAGACTTTATGATAATGTGTTTGATAAAActgggaattttgttgaggaggataTTGAAAGTAAAGTTTATAATTCAAATATTCCCCAGTTAAGTGACGAACACAAAGATGTTTTGGAAACTAAGTTTTACCGTGTAAGAAATCGACAGTGCGCTGTATTTATTAAAACATGTTTCGTCACCAGGGTCAGACGGATTAACAACGAGTTTTATTAAAGATGTTATGGCAtaaagtaaaaatgatggtAGTTAAGTCCCTTCAGAGTGCATTGAGAgtcggtgaattgtcagataATCTGTGTGAAGTCCGGAATTCGTCAGGGATGCCCCCCCTCATCTTTGGCCTCTGTGCTTGCTTTAGAattattagcaatcaaaatccgaagtcatcccaatattaaaggatttgccttaccagataTATGTTCTGCACAACACTTACATAttgacatgcttccatttgaaacttcgaggtcgtcattgGCTTTTTTCACTTGTGTacatcgacaattaatgaccggtaggGGTCcggatttggcctatatggtccgctggacccaaaaagcagaaactaactaactaactaatgaccggtaatttttaatggcACTCTGACCAATCTCATGATCTaattcattaaaacgccaacttgattgaattacaattctCCTTATTTGAAAGTTGCTATGTACGCCAATGACATAACTGTTTTtcttcaagataaaaacgacatggaaacggttttgaaTGTCATCGAGGATTTCTCCACTATATCTATTGTACAATTTCTTTCAAGGTAAAGTCAGCCTGACTAAGAATGAGAAGACAGGATGCTCAATGAAGTGAAAACACAAGGCGTACTTACAAGGAAAAGACAACCTAGGCACATAATGAAAAGACAGGAGGCTCAATAACGTGTACAACAAGGCGTACTTACAAGGAAAAGACAACCTAGGCACATAATGAAAAGACAGGA is a window from the Littorina saxatilis isolate snail1 linkage group LG10, US_GU_Lsax_2.0, whole genome shotgun sequence genome containing:
- the LOC138979113 gene encoding uncharacterized protein; the protein is MVVLTRVSPVTVGLCIVVCLMAASARRKEKYKKESEGSSEEEQDDNGEVKVCSSDCIQQLEQSVTNQRGQLQTITTDIGAAQLANQEQDAKLQAANDRIDNQDATLQAANDRIENQDAKQQVVNDFIYKLILAYHGHYPVDWLETTCASHKDCPNGINATCFEKKCRCTPGYFYSNGQNACVDRECVVSDCVQSDQLAEFLIYPGSLINRFTLEAIVANITKEECLARCADEPLCPTVEYSEKYGCFLNTATALQVPADSFLTADTDYDLYQKRCV